DNA sequence from the Bacteroidales bacterium genome:
GCTGAATATTTGCGATCAATCAACTCCTTGATGGTGAGCAGAAAATCATTGTCGTCAATGTTTTCGATGCCTTCCATAAGTTGTTGCTTTATTTCATTTGTGCTCATGGTTGTATGGTTTAATTGAAGATAAACGCTGAACAGGCTAAACTAATTTTTGTTCCTGTAAAGTCAAATAAAAACTTCATACCGCGATCTGGTATATCTTTTTTTCCCGGTCAGCTGCATAACTTAGCGCCGCATAAATGTCTTCACTGGTCAACTCATCAAAATCGTGGATAATCTCCTCAACGGTCATACCTGAAGCCAGCCAACCAAGTATATCGCTCACAGTTATTCTCATCCCTCTGATGCATGGCTTCCCACCACGTTTTCCAGGTTCAATAGTGATTATGTTTTGGTAATTTACCATGGGTTAAACTTTGTATTTCGAGCAAAGGTATTGCTTTTTTGTAAGTTGATACAAAACCTACATCCCCACCGCCTTGAAAACCGCCCACTCGCCGAAGCGTTTGCGGTCGGGTTTGATAAACCAGAGAAAATGATGACATATTTGGGGTTAAAAACTTCTGGAAGTGAAAAGCGTTATCTTTGCATAAGTAAAACTTTTTAGAAAATGCCAACGGTATTCAGAGCAAAAGGATTTCGTTTTTTCTTTTATGTAAACGACCACACTCCAATGCACATACACATTGAAAAAGATGAAGGCACAGCAAAGTTCAACCTTGAACCTGTTGAGCTCGTCAGGTCCAAACGTTTGAAAGCGTCTGAGTTGGCAGAAATCCGAAATTTGATTCTCGAAAATTTAGAACTTTTTAAAGTAAAATGGGATGAACACTTTAACAATTAATAAATCTACTATTGCCAACGAGCTTTGGTTCCGCGATGAAAAATTATATGTCGTTTTAGATGACGGACGCGAACTTGCCGTCCCGGTTGATTGGTTCCCAAAACTGAGAGATGCCACAGATAAGCAGCGAAATAACTGGCGATTCATCGGTGGAGGCGAAGGAATTCACTGGGAGGATTTGGACGAGGATATTCTTGTTGAAGGGTTGCTTTAGCATTAATCCAATTTCTCTTTAAAATTCCTAAACAGCAGCCCTGACAGGGTTCCAAACCCTGTCAGGGCTAATTCCCAAAACCTACATCCCCACTGCCCTGAACACTGCCCTTTCACCGAAGCGCTTGCGGATGCGGTCGAGCGACTGGTAGAGGCTGACCATTTCGGGGGTGTCTTCGAAGAGGTTGAGTTGCTGCACGCCGCCGACAAGGTGGCTCAGGCGCACCCCGATGAGCCGGATGAGCATGCGGCGGGTGTAGAGCCGGTCGAAAAGCTCGAGCGCCGTTTTGGCGAGTACGTGGTCGAAGGAGGTGTAG
Encoded proteins:
- a CDS encoding DUF4160 domain-containing protein, which produces MPTVFRAKGFRFFFYVNDHTPMHIHIEKDEGTAKFNLEPVELVRSKRLKASELAEIRNLILENLELFKVKWDEHFNN
- a CDS encoding DUF433 domain-containing protein, with the protein product MVNYQNIITIEPGKRGGKPCIRGMRITVSDILGWLASGMTVEEIIHDFDELTSEDIYAALSYAADREKKIYQIAV
- a CDS encoding DUF2442 domain-containing protein, with the protein product MNTLTINKSTIANELWFRDEKLYVVLDDGRELAVPVDWFPKLRDATDKQRNNWRFIGGGEGIHWEDLDEDILVEGLL